A single region of the Ictalurus punctatus breed USDA103 chromosome 17, Coco_2.0, whole genome shotgun sequence genome encodes:
- the vps26b gene encoding vacuolar protein sorting-associated protein 26B, with protein sequence MSFFGFGQSADIDIVLTDAETRKKAEHKSEDGRKEKYVLFYDGETVSGKVNITLKNPGKKLEHYGIKIEFLGQIELYYDRGNHHDFVSLVKDLARPGDLSSSQSLDFEFSHVEKPYESYTGQNVKLRYFLRATISRRLNDIIKEMDIVVHTLCTYPELNSSIRMEVGIEDCLHIEFEYNKSKYHLKDVIVGKIYFLLVRIKIKHMEVNIIKRETTGTGPSVYHENETIAKYEIMDGAPVRGESIPIRLFLAGYELTPTMRDINKKFSVRYYLNLVLIDEEERRYFKQQEITLWRKGDIVKKSMSQQATIASQRFEGSKAGSASAQAKVDNS encoded by the exons atGAGCTTTTTCGGCTTTGGTCAAAGCGCAGACATCGACATAGTGCTCACCGACGCCGAGACGAGGAAAAAGGCCGAGCACAAGAGCGAAGATGGGAGAAAGGAGAAATATGTGCTGTTTTATGACGGGGAGACGGTGAGCGGTAAAGTAAACATCACTCTGAAAAACCCGGGCAAGAAACTCGAACATTACGGCATCAAGATCGAGTTCCTCGGCCAGATCG agctgtATTATGACAGAGGGAACCACCATGATTTTGTCTCGCTGGTTAAGGATCTGGCCCGACCTGGAGACCTTTCCAGCTCCCAGTCTCTGGACTTCGAGTTTTCTCATGTGGAGAAGCCATATGAATCATACACAGGCCAGAACGTGAAACTAag GTACTTCCTTCGTGCGACAATAAGCCGTAGACTAAATGACATCATCAAGGAAATGGATATCGTAGTGCACACGCTTTGCACTTATCCTGAGTTAAACTCATCTATCAGGATGGAAGTTGGCATTGAGGACTGTCTGCATATTGAGTTTGAGTATAACAAATCCAA ATATCACTTGAAAGATGTGATTGTGGGGAAGATCTACTTCCTTCTTGTaaggataaaaataaagcacatgGAGGTCAATATAATAAAGCGAGAGACAACAGGCACCGGACCCAGTGTGTATCATGAAAACGAAACCATCGCCAAATACGAGATTATGGATGGAGCACCAGTTAGAG GCGAATCGATCCCCATACGATTATTTCTTGCTGGTTACGAGCTGACGCCCACCATGAGAGACATCAACAAGAAGTTCTCTGTGCGATATTATCTGAACCTAGTCCTGATCGATGAGGAGGAGAGACGCTACTTCAAACAGCAG GAAATCACACTGTGGAGGAAAGGAGACATTGTAAAGAAGAGCATGTCCCAACAGGCCACCATAGCTTCTCAGAGATTTGAGGGATCCAAAGCTGGATCTGCTTCTGCGCAAGCGAAAGTGGACAACagttaa
- the jam3a gene encoding junctional adhesion molecule 3B has translation MATEHGGSILQLIYPARGQLSLAKCASKMATGRQTFVTVLFYSLCCVTFSVILRTTDKDVWANEFDSIELTCLIESISTNNPRIEWKKIKNGVPSYVYFQNKITGDLVNRALLREPANLLILNASRSDSAKYRCEVVAIDDHKPFDEILISLAVRVKPVVPRCSVPNSVTAGSSTELRCLESEGYPLSRYQWFRNNEELPEDPKTSIRFYNSSYVMNIETGSLKFRIVKKEDAGEYHCQARNDAGHTKCTPQLMEVYDFDIGMMLLKILAGVIAFILLTVGLCLVQKHGYCSCREDKENDYKVPQYDTGKDCVSADEGHFRHKSSFII, from the exons ATGGCAACTGAGCACGGTGGCAGCATCCTCCAGCTCATTTACCCTGCGCGCGGACAGCTGAGCTTAGCTAAATGTGCTTCCAAAATGGCGACGGGACGTCAAACATTTGTAACGGTGCTGTTCTACTCGCTTT GTTGtgtgacattttctgtaattCTCAGAACTACAGACAAAGATGTGTGGGCCAATGAATTTGACT CAATTGAATTGACCTGCTTGATAGAGTCCATATCTACAAACAACCCTAGGATTGAATGGAAGAAGATCAAAAATGGGGTTCCCAGTTATGTATATTTCCAAAATAAAATTACAG GTGATTTGGTGAACAGGGCGCTGTTGAGAGAACCTGCAAACCTTCTGATTCTAAACGCCAGCAGATCAGACAGCGCGAAATATCGCTGCGAGGTAGTTGCTATTGATGACCACAAACCCTTCGATGAAATACTTATAAGTCTGGCTGTGAGAG TGAAGCCGGTGGTGCCAAGGTGCAGTGTTCCAAATTCAGTCACTGCAGGCTCTTCTACAGAGCTACGGTGCTTGGAGAGCGAGGGATACCCTCTGTCTCGGTATCAGTGGTTTCGCAACAATGAGGAGCTGCCTGAGGACCCCAAAACCAGCATCCGCTTCTACAACTCCTCATATGTCATGAACATTGAGACTGGGTCACTG AAATTCAGAATAGTGAAGAAAGAAGATGCAGGGGAGTACCACTGCCAGGCCAGAAATGACGCTGGTCACACAAAATGCACACCACAGCTTATGGAAGTCT ATGATTTTGACATCGGGATGATGCTCCTCAAGATTTTAGCAGGAGTGATCGCATTCATCCTTTTAACAGTGGGGCTCTGTCTGGTTCAAAAACACGGCTACTGTTCCTGCAGAGAGGATAAAGAAAACGA TTATAAAGTCCCTCAATATGACACTGGAAAGGATTGTGTCAGTGCAGatgag gggCATTTCCGGCACAAATCCTCTTTCATCATATGA